The DNA region TGGTATCCAGAGCTTTTTGTGATCTTAGAAGGGACACCAAGCACTGAAACTCTGAGAGAAAACAAACAAGGAAACCCACGAAAATGGCCTCCTCAAATCTACCTCTTCCACCTCCTCCTGTATTTACAGGGGAGAACTATGAGCTTTGGGCTGCAAAAATGCGGGGTTATTTCACAGCTTATGGCCTTTTGGTGATAGTAAATGATGGTGCTCAGCCTCCACCACTTCCAAATAACCCTACTATTGCCCAAATCAGACATCATAGTGAAGAACAAGCCAAGGAAGGGAGGGCTTTGGTCCTAATACAGTCTGCTATTAGTGATGAAGTTCTCACAAGAATAATGGACTGTGGCAGAGCAAAACAAGCATGGGACAGATTGAAGGAGGAATTTCATGGGAACCAAAGGACAAGGAGGATGCAGGTTCTGAATCttaggagggagtttgaagctCTCAGAATGAAGGAGAGTGACACAATCAAAGATTTTTCagggaagatgatgaagattgtcAACCAAATTCGTCTCATGGGTGATGAACTCTCTGATCAAAGAGTGGTGGAGAAAATGTTAATAAGTCTTCCTGAGAGATTTGAGTCAAAGATTGCTTCTTTGGAAGATTCTAGGGACATTTCTCAAATGTCTTTGTCACAGTTAGTGAACTCCCTCCAAGCCACAGAACAAATAAGACTATTGAGAATGGAAGATCAGCAAGAAGGTGCCTATTTGGCTCACCACAAGTCAAGGGCAAATGTTGGAAGCAAGAAACACAACAATCAGAAGATGGGTAAGAGCAAAAATGAAAGGGaaggcagcagcagcagcagtaagGACTCAACTGAGAAGGGTGGAAAATTTCCTCCATGTCCTAATTGCAAAAAGACAAATCATTTGGAGAAATTCTGCTGGTATAGACCCAACATCCAGTGCAGATTTTGCAAGGAACTTGGGCATGTTGAAAAAGTGTGTAAAGCCAAGAGGAAACAAGTGCACCAACAAGCTAATGCAGCTGAAGACTGTACTCCGCCACATGAGGAACAAGTATTCACTGCCTTGGCCTCCAGTATTAGTGTAAACAGCAGCCAAGAAGATTGGCTCATTGATAGCGGTTGCACTAATCATATGACACCAAATGTTAGTTTGTTTGTGGACTTGAAGAAAGTTTGCTCAACAGTGAAGGTGGGAAATGGGGAGTTCGTTGATGCTGTAGGACGAGGTTCTGTCATGATGAAAACACCCTCAGGTATCAAAGCAATAAATGACGTTCTCTATGTTCCAAAGATTGATCAGAATTTTCTAAGCATAGGACAAATGCTAGAAAACAATTATTCTCTtactttcaaaaataaaacctgCATCATACATGATCCTAGAGGTTCTTTATTGATTACTGTGGCAATGAAAAATAGAAGCTTCCATTGGGAACCAAAACTTGATCATGCTTTATCAAGTTTAGTTACTGATTCAGATTTATGACACAAAAGATATggacattttaattttttcagccTAAAGTCTATGCATGATACGGACTTAGTGAAGAATATGCCTGCTGTTCAAGATGCTGGTTGTGTGTGCAAAATTTGTCAACTTGGGAAATGGACCAGGAAACCTTTTAACAAAAGTTCAGCAATGAGAGCTACTAACAAACTTCAGCTTGTGTACTCCGACATTTGTGGTCCTATGCAAAATCCTTCCCTTGGTGGTTGCAGATATTTTATGCTATTCATTGATGATTCAACAAGAATGTGTTggatttattttcttaaaaccaAGTCAGAGGCTGTTGAAAATTTTCAGAAATTTAAAGCAATGGTTGAGAATCAAAGTGGTGAGAAGATAAAGGCCTTGAGGAGTGATAATGGGGGTGAATATGTGAACTCTCAGTTTGACAAAATATGCAAAGATGCTGGCATAAATCATCAACTAACTGTACCTTAttctcctcaacaaaatggtgtttgtgagaggaaaaatagaacAGTAGTTGAGATGGCCAGGTGTTTGTTATTGGAGAAAAATTTGCCAAAGACTTATTGGGCAGAAGCTACAAGTACAGCAGTTTATTTGCTAAATAGACTTCCTACAAGAGCTGTCAAAGACAAAACGCCAATTAAAGCTTGGTCTGGTGTCAAACCTTCAGTTGAACACCTTAGAGTGTTTGGAAGTGTGTGTTACTTCCTTAAGCCAGCAGTGACAAGACAGAAACTTGATGATAAAGCTGAAGTAGGAATCTTTGTCGGTTATAGCAGCCAAGCACAGGGGTATAGAATCTTGAATGTAAAGACAAAAAAGATTATTGTATCAAGAGATGTTACTTTTGATGAAAGCTCCTACTGGAATTGGGAGAAACAAAATGTTGAGCAAATGGCAAGCCTCACAacaaaccaaaaagaaattgcATGTGATAACTCTGATTCAGATGAAGAGCAACCTGTGAGGGGAGAAAGGTCTTTGGCAGATATATATGATAGATGCAATGTGTCTTTAGTTGATCCTATCACATATGAAAAAGATGCTGCTTCACCTCAATGGAGAGCAGCCATGGAAGAGGAGCTTGGAATGATCCATAAGCATGGAACTTGGGTTCTTGTGGACAGACCAATTGACAAAAACATTGTAGGAGCTAAATGGATCTACAGAACTAAATTGAATGCAGATGGTACACTCAAGAAGCTAAAGGCACGGTTGGTGGCAAAAGGATTTTCTCAACAGTTTGGAGTTGATTATTGTGACacctttgctcctgtggcaCGATATGACACAATAAGGATCTTGATTTCTCTTGCTGCAATTTTTAATTGGAAAGTAATGCAGTTAGATGTTAAATCTGCATTCCTTAATGGAGATATCAAGGAAGAAATATATCTTGAACAATCACCAGGATATGTTGAGAAAGGGATGGAAAACAAAGTGTGTTTGCTGAAAAAGGCTTTATATGGCCTCAAGCAGGCTCCTCGGGCCTGGTATGAGAAAATAAACACTTACCTCCTAAGTTCTGGCTTCAACAAAAGTCCTAATGAAGCAACATTGTACACTAAGAAGGCCAACAATGACCTGCTCATTATTTCTCTGTATGTGGATGATGTTTTGTTAACTGGCAGCAGTGTAGAACTCATGGAAAGCTTTAaagtagagatgaagaatcAATTTGACATGTCTGACTTAGGCTTAATGACTCATTTTCTTGGCATTGAAGTCATGCAAAGCAGCCAAGGAATCTTCATATGTCAAGAGAGTTATATTAAAAAGGTTCTTGAGAAGTTTGGCATGGAGACTTGTAAGTGTGCGAACACCCCTTTGGCTGCTGAAATGAAAATAATGAAGGAAGATGGTGCTGAAAAGATCAATCCGACTACTTACATAAGTTTAGTAGGTTGTTTTCTATATCTAACAGCcactagacctgatatattgtttgcTACCTCTGTTCTCTCAAGATATATGTCCTCTCCTAGTGTCATACATTTCACATTTGCCAAAAGGGTTCTGAGGTATCTAAAAGGTACTATGAGTCTTGGAATGTTGTATACAAGTTCTAATGACAGCAAATTGTATGGGTACTGTGATAGTGATTGGGGAGGGTGTTTGGATGATATGAAGAGCACCTCCAGTTATATCTTTCAACTTGGCAAGTGTGTGGTTAGCTGGAGTTGCAAGAAACAAGAAGTTGTTGCTCAATCATcagcagaagcagaatatgtttCTTGTTCAGCTGCTGTAAATCAAGCTGTATGGATGAGGAAAATATTAGGTGACTTGGTGCAGATTCAGGAGGAGCCTACAATCATTTGGTGTGATAATCAATCTGCTGTCTCCATGGCTAAAAATCCAATTTTCCATGGTCGGACAAAGCACATAAAGATCAAATACCATTACATTAGGGAAGCTGAAAATGAAGGAGAAGTTTCTATTCAACACTGCAGATCTGAAGACCAATTGGCTGATATTCTAACAAAACCATTGCCAAAGAGGAAGTTTCTGTATCTAAGGAACATGATGGGTCTATGCAGCAAGCCAAACCAGGAGGAGTGTTAGATTAATGGTTTGGCCTTGCTTTGGTCAAAGCTTATCTTTTTGTTATCTCAACTGCCTCTGTCAGtttagttgagaaatttgaaatataatatattttatgtaAAAGTGTGTGGGTCTATCTTTTATGTAAATTATGTACTGTTGTGTCAAGATCTTGTACTGTTTTGAGTTGCTGCCATTGTACAAGACTTTTAAGCATTTTGAAtgtatgtaaaaaaaaaaaaaccccctTCCCTGATATCTGATTTTTCTGGTCTGCCTCTCTCTCTCGAATTCCTCTCTTTATTCCCTTGCTAGTTCCATATTACAACAGTAAATTGTACAATATAAAGCAAGAACAAATTGATTCAATCCTCAAAGTTTGATATGATCATTAACCATATTTAAAATCCAACAAATTAGTCCTAATGCGCATCTAAAAGCATTCCAATATTCAACAATATTTATCTATCATTGAAGTTTTAAGAAGGGTACATGATTTACAAACAAAGTCTAATGGTAGTAAATAAAATGTACGGAACGTACTTACTTTCAATGAGGTGAAACCAAACTTTTAATGTAATTTTCAGCTACCATCAATTTCAAAAGCAATTCTACATTCAAACTGAGCTCAAACAAACCAACCCGTTGCACACTCCGATAAAATTGTACTTGCAGATACAATCTGTGTTTTTTTGCAGAATGATCACTTTCTAATAGTGAAGTTACAAAGCGATATGAGATATATGATCGATTACGATCAGGGACGTTGCATGTTGTGAGGAAGCGTGCATGGGCAAAATCTGCATTAACTCTAGAATATGAATGGTGAAGATGCAGCTTTACGAATCGAGAATCAGAGATGAGAGAGTTCCATGATTTGGACACGGACTTGAAACGCAGGAGAGATTTTACCGGAAGCCATGACAGGATTTCTTCGACGAGTTCTTCTAAGAGCAACGGGTGGAGTTcgagttcttcttcttcttcagggaCAAATTCTTGTGTGCACCGGCCGCGGTGTGCCAATTTGCAGAGATAGTAAAGTAAGGTTCTCAGTGATTCAAATAAACTGGAATAGTTCAGAATATGTAACACCATCTTCTATTCAGATTTCAGAGCTGTTAAGGTTCCTGTTCGGAGGAGAATGCTGCTCAGTCGACGGCGGTGGTTCCAGCCGCCGCTTCTGAGGGAGGCAGCAGGCAGTGGAAGATTAAATTCCGTTTCGTGAATCAGGGTTTGGAAGATGATATGGCggaagtttttttttgacagaGATATGGCGGCGGAAGTTAATGCTGTTTGTTTCTGACGattatgaaatttaaaataagaaataattCTTATCAAGTGTTTCCTTATATAGAGAATGCAGAAtgaagatttaaaatttatatagaGTGGTCGTATAATAATATGATTTATACATGATTTTGAACTTGAAACTTCGAGTCTGATTCTAAAACTGGAGCATATTTGCAAACTATATTGgttatttctttttaaatttttttttgctacCAACAGTCATGGAATGGAACTGTAGTTGAGATGCTAAAATTTTATAGACCTATCATTTTCAATCTGTgtttatatgtggacaaattatGTTTGGGAGAAAGTGACTTCAAACTTGACAAACCAAAATATGGAGTATGAACTTTTCATTGTATTTGATTGTATGACTATTGAATTGTATTGTATACATCATGTACAGATTGATGATTAGGCAAAATTTTCCAATCCTCATCAGATCCCTAAAATTTGGATCATTTGCAGGATTTGGAGAACTAATTAAAGACTGATTGAGCACACTCTATAGAGTCATCATGTTGAGAAGGGAGGCTCTGGTTTTTACCAAATGCCTAAATACTCTCTCCAAATCATTCTCAAGACTTTCAATGGCATTCTCTAAAGCCTCCAAATTTTCATGTGCAACCTTCACCTTTGCACTATTTGCGGTTTCACATAAAAGGGTGCTTAAAGATGCTTCCACACAATGGAATTCATTGACATTCTCTTTGTTCTGTTCACAAGCAATCACCCCTTTATGCATCAACTTTGCTACCACTAACCATTTATATGTCTTTGACTTTGAAGCAGGCACGGCCAAGAATGATAAAAGGGATTGGAATGTAGACATGCTCATTGCAATGACTTCTCTAAGCACTCTAATCACAGCACTGAGTTGGTGATCTTGATTCAAGATTGGTGACGCTCCAAATTTGGcatccatcttcttcaaagatgtgatCAACTTTTTGGCattcttcttcactttcttaGACAAGAAGATGTATTCAGCTACACTTTTTTCAATGCTTGAATCTCCCTTTCTCCTTCGAAGAACAGAGTGAAGGGCTTGAACATTTTCCTTAATCTGTGACATGGTGTCCCTTGTGATCCCACAGATGTCCAAGATTGTCACTGAAGCATCCAACAGTTCTTCCATGCTTTTTTCACCTTGATGTTGAGAAATCGCTTTTTGGATTGAAGCCATGTTGAGAAGATCTTCCAAGCTAATGAACAAATCTTCAAGCAAGGAAAGGCCGGATCCAATTGATTTTGATGTGGATGTGGCTTCCCAAGCCTTGATCTTGCTCAGATCCTCCTCTACCCTGATGGCGTTAGGATGAGATGCAGAAGGAAAACTAtttgaacgaacatggtactTGTTTGCCATGCTTAATTGCTCTTTTGGTGGTGGTTTTTCTTTTCTCAGAGGAATGAAGCTGAATTATGTTGTGTTTGTGTTGTTATACCAAGTCCTTGACTCTCTTTATATATAGAAGCCAATCATGTTCATACTTCAATTCTATAGGCCAAGAAAACAGGTAGCACTGACAGCTAGCTATAAGGTATCTCTCAATCAATGTGAGAGCATGTGGCATCCATGCAGGTTTCATTGGAAATTGGTGAATTTGTCACATTTATGCCAAACATTGTGCACTATTTTATACGAGTGATTATAATAGAGGCCACGATACTAATGAAATTGGTTTGAGGTGTATAGCTGTTATGTCCTCCGAGTGTTGTGTTGGTAAACTGCAGAAAACCTCATTAGTCATCAGCAAGTTTGCCTCCTATGCTGCCACATTGCTCTCATCATTTCAATTATAAAATTGGTGTTGTTTCAGCTTCAGAATGCCTTTCTGGCTTGTCTCAGTGGCAAAGAGAGTCTGCATTTTTTAAGGATGAGATCCAAATCTTGCGGAATATGACCAATGGACAACAGATTGAATTATGACCttgaattatatatatttttggaaAAGTGATATATTGTATGCCACGAGTGGCATGTAATCTTTATGTCTCCTTGTTGATTCTACTAACTCTTTCAGTGTTTCATTGTGTTCTAAACTAAAGAAGAAATTTAACAATcttgtttaatttattttcttgagGTACATTAAAAAGGACACCGCTCAAGATTGTTCAACAAACAAGAAAGCCCCACCCTCTACCCTCTCCCCATATTTAAGCTTATTCCCTGCCTCCAAACACAATTATTCTAACCAACTAACACACTGCAAGAATTTTAAAAGCATACACTTCATGTATCTGGGCAAAGGAATACAACGAAGCTACTAACATCAAAGCTGATAACAAATATCATATCATCAAAGAGAATTAAGCCTGCATATGGATACAGCACTTGCATTCATATAAGGCTTATTGAAAAAAGTAGATCATAGAGCATTATAAGATACATAATATAACACAACCAAAAAGACATTGTCTTACATTAGAGAAATTGATTCATTGACAACAAAACAAAGGCAATGGTTCTGCAACACATCATAATAACTCCTCACATGACCCTTGTTAATCAGCTAGATAAGCATTCACATATTCAACAATATTTCTCTATCATTGAAGTTTTAAGAATGATACATGATTTAAGAATAAAGTCTAACGGTAATAAATAAAATGCACCCAACATACTTACTCTGAACAAGGTGAAACCAAACTTTCAATGTAAATCTCAGTATAGGAACCATGTATTTCATTAGCAATTTTCTTGCCTTCTAATTTATTATCTCTAAGTGTGTAGAGAACTCCTTGGTGCAAATCAGAAACCGACAACAATAGAGCATCACCATGATCAGATATGCAGATTGCAAAACAGGGCAACTGATTAATTTTTTCAGAGTCACTAATGCTAAACAACCGAGTCCAAGAATGGTGTACTCCAAACTCCTTCATTTGCCAAACCCCAAAATTACCTGTTTTACTGCTATTTTCAGATATACATAGTCAACCTCTCAAAACCCCAAGAATTGGCAGAAAATAGCGGATTTTGTCTCTACGTCGAGGACAATAAGGCAATGACAATTgtgcatagttttgtttcccCAAATGAAATGAGAAAATTGCGCGTACCCATCC from Lotus japonicus ecotype B-129 chromosome 2, LjGifu_v1.2 includes:
- the LOC130740383 gene encoding uncharacterized protein LOC130740383, translating into MANKYHVRSNSFPSASHPNAIRVEEDLSKIKAWEATSTSKSIGSGLSLLEDLFISLEDLLNMASIQKAISQHQGEKSMEELLDASVTILDICGITRDTMSQIKENVQALHSVLRRRKGDSSIEKSVAEYIFLSKKVKKNAKKLITSLKKMDAKFGASPILNQDHQLSAVIRVLREVIAMSMSTFQSLLSFLAVPASKSKTYKWLVVAKLMHKGVIACEQNKENVNEFHCVEASLSTLLCETANSAKVKVAHENLEALENAIESLENDLERVFRHLVKTRASLLNMMTL